A genomic window from Bdellovibrio sp. SKB1291214 includes:
- a CDS encoding methyl-accepting chemotaxis protein, with protein sequence MKNRSLNFKMMFVIGILLMGSLTITTIGLLRLKTMNDSIKALVYEKSARVSLIKDIRSIFYIQLINEKNFILVDDAKELAVIEDRMNKRNDEIMKKITELSSVSTELGKEELNKFKVIYEGWWANAHEIRKAVHSSNHEHASKISSVTNRELRLNGENLIDSTVDRNEKRMQEEVIHMEEQYKEARFMMILMTVLSMLIGGSIAGYVLYNLSKSINLIISSLSISSKEVSAASDQIATAATELSEATTEQAASLEESVATIEELSSMVKTNSENASSAAKLSAETSDLAKRGETEMTALSQSMTDIAADSKKINDIIAVIDDIAFQTNLLALNAAVEAARAGEQGKGFAVVAEAVRALSQRSSAAAKDIGDLIRSSVTRIDNGGEQAQRSAAVLVEILNSVKKVSALNTEISAASSEQSNGIEQISKAMNQLDQTTQVNAASSEEAAASSEELAAQAESMGNVIQELVKAIRGQSSKAEQEIVPKLERKTLKKHMQVYEKAS encoded by the coding sequence ATGAAAAATAGAAGCCTAAATTTCAAAATGATGTTTGTAATCGGCATCTTGCTAATGGGGTCATTAACTATTACAACAATCGGCTTACTTCGTCTAAAGACGATGAATGATTCTATCAAAGCCTTGGTTTATGAAAAAAGTGCGCGAGTCTCTTTAATTAAAGATATTCGTTCGATCTTTTACATCCAACTGATCAATGAAAAGAATTTTATTTTAGTCGATGATGCGAAAGAATTGGCCGTTATCGAGGATCGCATGAATAAGCGAAACGACGAAATCATGAAAAAGATAACCGAGCTTTCTTCAGTTTCAACGGAACTTGGGAAAGAAGAGTTGAATAAATTCAAAGTAATTTACGAGGGTTGGTGGGCGAACGCTCACGAAATTCGCAAAGCTGTTCACAGCAGCAATCACGAACACGCTTCTAAAATCAGTAGTGTGACCAATCGTGAATTGCGTTTAAATGGTGAAAACCTCATTGACAGCACGGTAGACCGAAATGAAAAACGAATGCAGGAAGAAGTGATTCACATGGAAGAGCAATATAAAGAAGCTCGTTTCATGATGATTCTAATGACTGTTCTTTCTATGCTTATTGGTGGCTCCATCGCAGGCTACGTTCTTTATAATTTGAGCAAATCTATCAATCTTATTATTAGCAGTTTATCTATTTCTTCAAAGGAAGTTTCTGCGGCATCCGATCAAATCGCCACTGCTGCAACGGAATTATCTGAGGCTACGACAGAACAAGCGGCTTCCCTGGAAGAGTCCGTTGCAACAATTGAAGAGCTTTCTTCGATGGTTAAAACTAACTCCGAAAATGCCAGCTCTGCTGCAAAGCTTTCTGCGGAAACAAGCGATCTTGCGAAACGCGGAGAAACCGAGATGACAGCACTTTCTCAATCAATGACTGACATTGCGGCAGATTCTAAGAAAATTAACGATATTATCGCTGTTATTGATGATATTGCCTTCCAAACGAATCTTTTGGCCCTTAATGCAGCTGTCGAAGCCGCACGTGCAGGAGAGCAAGGTAAAGGATTCGCGGTTGTGGCAGAGGCCGTACGCGCCCTTTCACAACGAAGCTCCGCTGCGGCTAAAGACATCGGCGATCTTATCCGCTCAAGTGTCACACGTATCGATAACGGCGGCGAGCAAGCTCAAAGAAGTGCTGCCGTGTTAGTTGAAATTTTGAATTCAGTAAAAAAGGTGTCTGCTTTAAATACAGAAATTTCCGCAGCAAGCTCCGAGCAGTCAAATGGTATTGAACAGATTAGTAAAGCTATGAATCAACTGGATCAAACGACTCAGGTGAATGCAGCGTCTTCAGAAGAAGCTGCCGCCTCATCTGAAGAACTTGCAGCGCAGGCAGAAAGCATGGGGAACGTAATCCAAGAACTAGTGAAAGCAATCCGCGGTCAAAGCTCTAAAGCAGAGCAAGAAATCGTGCCGAAGCTTGAGCGCAAAACTTTGAAGAAGCACATGCAAGTTTACGAGAAAGCCAGCTAA
- a CDS encoding outer membrane beta-barrel protein produces the protein MRIFKLLTLMTLATSSVYAAEIGGITVNGEIAFDYNFSQDGIAVPFSSDAQNETYRINTSQILAKKETDQLSILARLVYQPTDYSNGTTTVKNNLGMLDQVEVYYKPRPNIYIGVGRFLTTMGFESVLRSENLFYNYSIAFQGITPSYNEGIRGRYVMSDLLTATLSSYNSSKYNLYGDDYKPTKTTEISANGTLGDLQWFAGYFFGKDTANSPTTGTAENSSSNVWATYRISDSWMIGMMYDSKIYTPDAGGGGWSDDTAALVNYKLWNNSFSARYEMIRGAMHLGLYGNADKVNSLTINDKVALGENLHVYVEYRADNADETFNDGNGKPTKDMQIVTLGALASF, from the coding sequence GTGCGCATTTTCAAACTTCTGACGTTAATGACTCTTGCAACTTCATCTGTATATGCAGCGGAAATTGGTGGAATCACAGTCAACGGCGAGATCGCCTTTGATTATAACTTCTCTCAAGATGGAATTGCTGTACCATTTTCGAGCGATGCTCAGAACGAAACTTATCGCATCAATACCTCTCAAATTCTTGCTAAAAAAGAAACTGATCAGCTATCGATTCTTGCACGTTTGGTTTATCAACCTACCGATTATTCAAATGGCACGACAACAGTAAAAAATAATCTGGGAATGCTTGATCAGGTCGAGGTCTACTATAAACCACGCCCTAACATATATATAGGTGTAGGCCGTTTCTTGACGACCATGGGTTTTGAATCTGTATTGAGATCAGAAAATCTATTCTACAACTACTCCATCGCTTTCCAAGGCATCACCCCAAGCTACAATGAAGGTATTCGCGGCAGATACGTGATGAGCGACCTTTTAACTGCAACTTTATCATCTTATAACTCATCTAAATATAACCTGTACGGCGATGACTACAAACCGACTAAGACTACCGAGATCTCTGCCAACGGTACGCTTGGCGATTTACAGTGGTTTGCGGGATACTTTTTTGGAAAAGACACGGCGAACTCTCCAACAACTGGAACTGCAGAAAACAGTTCCTCCAACGTATGGGCAACTTATCGTATCAGTGATAGCTGGATGATTGGAATGATGTACGATTCTAAAATCTACACTCCAGATGCAGGTGGCGGTGGCTGGTCCGACGATACGGCAGCATTAGTGAACTACAAACTCTGGAACAATTCGTTTTCAGCGCGCTATGAAATGATCCGTGGGGCAATGCATTTAGGCCTTTACGGAAATGCTGATAAAGTGAACTCCCTCACGATAAATGACAAAGTAGCGCTGGGCGAAAATCTGCATGTTTATGTAGAGTATCGCGCAGACAACGCTGATGAAACATTTAATGACGGAAACGGAAAACCAACAAAAGATATGCAAATAGTTACTCTAGGAGCTTTAGCAAGCTTCTAA
- the rnr gene encoding ribonuclease R, which translates to MSTHKKKILTGTIKRHPDGFGFFIPEDKEHPDVYIPRNSMEGVMTNDKVTVEVYPEKGGERFRGEIIRVVARGTKTFVGRFYRLNDRLGILRDEGKGWGQDLKIKIEDSMNAKDKELVAAEVISYPEDGKSFTGKVTSVIGNALDPLTDIKRVILSSNIPQDFSAETLEEAKRFKDVPDERDYKGRKDLRDIDLITIDGATAKDFDDAVYVESNNEGFLLYVAIADVSHYVQGGSAIDRDAYERGTSVYFPNFVVPMLPEVLSNGLCSLNPHVPRLCMVAEMQFDFTGEMLRSDFYEAVMESKARVTYGEAQEVIDGNGAEKFNHVKDNILRLADLAKILMAKRFKEGSLDLEIPETELVIDGAGVPIDIQRSERLFAHRLIEEMMLAANVAVAKFLHGKNVPALYRIHEPPNEMAIRTLEKYMATFGGKTKLGQGKLQKRLTKALEEFENRPEAQILNILTLRSMSQAKYSPNNVGHFGLGFEFYAHFTSPIRRYPDLIIHRLLKTQVVKSNQYRLMSEDDLASAGTILSAAEQRSTKAERQVQSIKKARFMEKFLGQEFDGMISSVAKFGIFVLLREYDIDGLVRLDDLGNDKWEFDEENLRLIAKRSGMSYNIGDNIRIQVAAADPELGQINFVKAGMEIKDEMSDEFDDETGGEKSSAARSAEKYLNRLRKKDKGQNEWKGEDRRRGDDRRQDDRRDKKDEKSFSVREDKKGRTENKARRDHERGQKKPQRQERDPNQKSRFFGDKRQDSRGQEEKQQKAMQFRPAAREDDQKKGPDENLLRMILGPAEHRKAKGEDSVDKPKLSKKLLFAEQSKLRDNDDYSEKNSDSLKDRKPNRKDSKKRGETSNDRGGVRKARVSQGRGKGKTR; encoded by the coding sequence TTGAGCACGCACAAAAAGAAGATCCTTACAGGCACAATCAAAAGACATCCAGACGGCTTCGGCTTTTTTATCCCAGAAGATAAAGAGCATCCTGATGTTTACATTCCTCGCAACTCCATGGAAGGCGTGATGACCAATGATAAGGTCACTGTCGAGGTCTATCCTGAAAAAGGTGGCGAACGTTTCCGTGGCGAGATCATTCGTGTCGTAGCTAGAGGTACAAAAACTTTCGTTGGTCGCTTCTATCGTTTGAATGACAGGCTGGGAATTCTGCGCGATGAAGGTAAAGGTTGGGGACAAGATCTGAAAATTAAGATCGAAGACTCCATGAACGCCAAAGACAAAGAACTGGTAGCTGCTGAAGTTATTTCTTATCCAGAAGATGGCAAGTCATTTACGGGAAAAGTAACATCTGTCATCGGAAATGCCCTAGATCCTTTGACGGATATCAAGCGCGTCATCCTGTCTTCAAATATTCCTCAAGATTTTTCCGCAGAGACCTTAGAGGAAGCTAAGCGCTTTAAGGACGTTCCTGATGAAAGAGACTATAAAGGTCGTAAAGATCTGCGCGACATTGATTTGATTACAATCGACGGCGCTACAGCAAAGGATTTCGACGATGCTGTTTACGTTGAATCAAATAATGAAGGGTTTCTATTGTACGTTGCGATTGCCGACGTAAGCCACTATGTGCAAGGCGGTTCTGCAATTGACCGTGATGCTTACGAGCGTGGAACATCCGTTTATTTCCCGAACTTTGTTGTTCCGATGTTACCAGAGGTCCTAAGTAATGGCTTGTGTTCTTTGAATCCTCACGTTCCCCGCCTTTGTATGGTCGCTGAAATGCAGTTCGACTTTACGGGAGAGATGCTTCGTTCTGATTTCTATGAAGCAGTGATGGAAAGTAAAGCCCGCGTTACCTACGGTGAAGCTCAAGAAGTCATCGACGGCAATGGCGCCGAAAAATTTAATCATGTTAAAGACAACATCCTTCGCCTAGCCGATCTTGCAAAAATTCTGATGGCCAAAAGATTTAAAGAGGGTTCTTTAGATCTAGAGATTCCAGAAACAGAACTTGTCATCGATGGCGCTGGAGTTCCTATCGATATCCAACGTTCTGAACGCCTCTTTGCCCATCGCTTAATTGAAGAGATGATGCTAGCTGCGAACGTAGCCGTTGCAAAATTCCTTCACGGCAAAAATGTTCCTGCGCTTTACCGCATCCATGAACCTCCCAATGAGATGGCTATCCGTACTCTTGAAAAGTACATGGCGACATTTGGCGGTAAAACCAAGCTAGGCCAGGGTAAATTACAGAAACGTCTCACTAAAGCTTTGGAAGAGTTTGAGAATCGTCCTGAAGCGCAAATTTTAAATATCCTGACATTAAGATCGATGAGCCAAGCAAAATACAGTCCCAACAACGTAGGACACTTTGGTTTGGGCTTTGAGTTCTATGCACATTTCACATCTCCGATTCGTCGATATCCAGATTTGATCATTCACCGTCTGCTTAAAACTCAAGTCGTCAAAAGCAATCAGTATCGCTTAATGAGCGAGGACGACTTAGCTTCTGCAGGAACAATTCTGTCAGCAGCTGAACAAAGATCTACAAAGGCAGAGCGACAAGTTCAATCCATCAAAAAAGCTCGTTTCATGGAAAAATTCCTGGGCCAGGAGTTCGATGGAATGATCAGCTCAGTTGCAAAGTTTGGTATTTTTGTCCTTTTGCGTGAATACGATATCGACGGATTAGTTCGTCTAGATGATCTTGGCAATGACAAGTGGGAGTTCGACGAAGAGAACCTACGCTTGATCGCTAAACGCTCGGGTATGTCTTATAATATCGGTGATAATATCCGTATCCAGGTAGCTGCCGCAGATCCAGAGCTGGGACAAATTAACTTTGTAAAAGCCGGCATGGAAATCAAAGACGAAATGTCTGATGAATTCGATGATGAAACGGGTGGGGAAAAATCCTCAGCGGCTCGTTCCGCAGAGAAGTATTTAAATCGTCTGCGTAAGAAAGATAAAGGTCAAAACGAATGGAAAGGCGAAGATCGCCGTCGTGGTGATGATCGTCGCCAAGATGATCGCCGTGATAAAAAAGATGAGAAATCTTTTAGCGTTCGTGAAGACAAAAAAGGTCGCACCGAAAATAAAGCTCGTCGCGATCATGAGCGTGGTCAGAAGAAACCTCAACGCCAAGAAAGAGATCCAAATCAAAAATCTCGTTTCTTTGGTGATAAACGCCAAGACTCAAGAGGTCAGGAAGAAAAGCAGCAAAAAGCGATGCAATTCCGACCTGCTGCTCGTGAGGATGATCAGAAAAAGGGTCCTGACGAGAATTTGCTGCGTATGATCCTGGGTCCAGCTGAACACCGCAAAGCTAAGGGTGAGGATTCTGTAGACAAACCAAAACTAAGTAAGAAATTGCTGTTTGCCGAGCAAAGCAAACTTCGTGATAATGACGATTACTCGGAGAAGAATAGTGACAGCCTTAAAGACCGGAAGCCAAATCGGAAAGACTCTAAAAAACGCGGCGAGACTTCGAACGATCGTGGGGGTGTTCGCAAGGCACGGGTTTCACAAGGTCGCGGAAAAGGTAAAACTCGGTAA
- a CDS encoding ABC1 kinase family protein — translation MPERMRMSFEELGPTFVKLGQLLATRPDLVPEAYITEFEKLHDRVQPLPFNVIEGVLKDEFGELLYKTFSSIDPEPLGSASIAQVHKARLASGEDVVIKVQRPGIIQTINDDLNVLYLLADLLVTYVPESRPFNPEAIVQEYFRTLELETDFIVEANNIRRFQENFKNDPTIKIPKVYLELSTERVLIMEALPGVPLSADSQIREGNASQEVIKRALGAYLQMVFEDGLFHGDLHAGNFFILPDNHIGLIDFGVVGRLNKRAQGAIANMLLALSMEDYERLAFEYVDLAPFSDQVNVDLFAKELRELIAPYYGLTLKNVNLGKLLLRSSGIAARHHIKVPTELMMFFKSIVSVEGIGRKLNKDFDFLQYSLSFAGELAKTQLGPARVMDEMSQIARESRSFLNALPRQLNFYFRKINSPDHSFRLKVAEMSELKKSIEVSFNLLFLGVIIGSLILSSAYISVHPTENHIAGIPTMSFIGFGLAVAIGFIAFINYIKKS, via the coding sequence ATGCCAGAACGTATGCGTATGAGCTTCGAGGAGCTGGGTCCCACATTTGTAAAGCTGGGACAGCTCCTTGCCACTCGCCCCGATCTAGTTCCCGAAGCTTATATTACTGAATTTGAAAAACTGCATGATCGAGTTCAACCCCTCCCCTTTAATGTTATTGAAGGTGTTTTAAAGGATGAATTCGGTGAACTTCTTTATAAAACCTTTTCCAGTATTGATCCTGAGCCATTAGGATCAGCAAGTATCGCGCAAGTCCACAAGGCTCGTCTTGCTTCGGGCGAAGATGTTGTTATCAAGGTTCAGCGCCCCGGTATTATTCAAACTATTAACGATGATTTGAATGTCCTGTATTTGCTGGCGGATCTTTTAGTGACCTATGTTCCAGAGAGCCGTCCCTTCAATCCCGAAGCAATCGTTCAAGAATATTTTAGAACTTTAGAGCTGGAAACGGACTTTATCGTTGAAGCTAACAACATCCGTCGTTTCCAAGAAAACTTTAAAAATGATCCGACGATAAAAATTCCAAAAGTTTATTTGGAGCTATCCACAGAAAGAGTTCTGATCATGGAAGCCCTGCCTGGGGTTCCACTGAGCGCGGATTCTCAAATTCGTGAGGGGAATGCCTCACAGGAAGTTATCAAGCGCGCGTTGGGCGCCTACCTGCAAATGGTATTCGAAGATGGATTATTTCACGGAGATCTTCACGCAGGTAACTTTTTTATTCTTCCTGACAACCATATCGGATTGATTGATTTTGGGGTCGTAGGCCGCTTGAACAAACGCGCCCAAGGCGCAATTGCAAATATGCTGCTGGCGCTTTCCATGGAAGATTACGAGCGTTTGGCGTTTGAATATGTCGATCTTGCCCCGTTCTCTGATCAAGTTAATGTGGATCTGTTTGCGAAAGAATTGCGCGAATTAATCGCTCCCTACTATGGATTGACACTTAAGAACGTCAATTTGGGTAAATTGCTTTTAAGATCTTCAGGTATTGCAGCAAGACATCACATCAAGGTTCCGACAGAACTCATGATGTTTTTTAAATCTATTGTTTCAGTCGAAGGCATTGGCCGTAAACTCAACAAAGATTTCGATTTTTTGCAGTATTCATTATCTTTCGCCGGTGAGCTTGCAAAAACTCAACTGGGTCCTGCTCGTGTGATGGACGAAATGTCTCAGATCGCACGCGAATCCAGAAGTTTCTTAAATGCACTTCCTCGACAGCTCAATTTCTATTTCCGCAAAATCAACAGTCCTGATCATTCTTTCCGACTTAAAGTCGCAGAAATGTCCGAATTGAAAAAATCCATCGAGGTTTCTTTCAATTTACTGTTTTTGGGCGTGATTATTGGCTCATTGATTTTAAGCTCGGCCTATATTTCGGTTCATCCGACTGAAAATCATATCGCTGGAATTCCTACAATGAGCTTCATCGGATTTGGGCTGGCCGTCGCTATCGGCTTTATCGCGTTTATTAACTATATCAAAAAGTCTTAA
- a CDS encoding LysR family transcriptional regulator: MQQLYYEMSILAKAVNFKNLSAAALHVGLSQPQLSRIIAKIEDELKIVLLDRSAKRKSGWTTVAFQLAEIFEKSIRRLETELQGISNNQMVGELHIGTLEGLSDFALNTCRQCFTEVGVKKITLDIFDLNELEANFLSGNLDLIFTSKSPGRQKFKYLTELGFQKLELIETNPDFAVLSTFEYGRANKKELESFPHIFVSNSLSVRRSWLNDTGGTGHLPTEAKRGKAKDAEPVLMIGSELLNPVLWENITEAISE; encoded by the coding sequence ATGCAGCAGTTATATTATGAAATGAGTATTCTGGCCAAAGCCGTTAATTTTAAGAATTTATCGGCCGCTGCTCTTCATGTGGGTCTAAGCCAGCCACAGCTTTCTAGAATTATCGCTAAAATCGAAGATGAGCTAAAAATCGTTTTGTTGGATCGTTCTGCAAAAAGAAAATCTGGATGGACAACAGTCGCCTTTCAGCTGGCCGAGATTTTTGAAAAATCGATTCGCAGATTAGAAACAGAATTGCAAGGCATCAGCAACAATCAAATGGTCGGCGAACTTCACATCGGCACACTTGAAGGTCTTTCTGATTTTGCATTGAATACATGTCGTCAGTGCTTCACCGAAGTGGGCGTTAAAAAAATCACTCTGGATATTTTTGACCTCAATGAACTTGAAGCAAATTTTCTATCGGGCAACCTAGACCTAATCTTTACTTCCAAATCTCCAGGTCGTCAGAAGTTTAAATATCTGACCGAGTTGGGTTTTCAAAAATTGGAATTGATAGAAACAAATCCCGACTTTGCAGTTTTAAGCACCTTTGAATACGGTCGTGCGAATAAAAAAGAGTTAGAAAGTTTTCCGCACATCTTTGTGTCAAACTCGCTCTCTGTGCGCCGATCCTGGTTAAATGATACGGGCGGAACAGGACATTTACCAACGGAAGCTAAACGTGGTAAGGCTAAAGACGCTGAACCAGTGCTCATGATTGGTTCAGAACTATTAAATCCCGTGCTATGGGAAAACATCACTGAAGCTATTAGTGAGTAA
- a CDS encoding flagellin, with protein MGLRIGTNVSALNAQKNLYMTRINADRSMARLASGQRINQAADDAAGLAISENLKGQIRGMRQANRNANDGISLVQVAEGSLNEVSNMLIRLRELGVQAASDTIGDTERKFVDVEYQQLKSEIQRVTEATKFNGYELLNGTGGMIDIQVGVNNDPFQDRISFNAGAANSSLEALGLTAESVSSKEGAQTSLSLIDTALTSVNAIRANFGALQNRLVSTSNNLLIADENLSAANSRIRDTDVAAETSEMTRNNILLQAGVSVLGQANQSQQLALKLLG; from the coding sequence ATGGGATTAAGAATTGGTACAAACGTGTCAGCGTTGAATGCGCAAAAAAACCTGTATATGACACGAATTAATGCAGACAGATCAATGGCAAGATTGGCTTCTGGACAAAGAATCAATCAAGCTGCTGACGATGCTGCCGGACTTGCGATTTCAGAAAATTTAAAAGGCCAAATTCGTGGTATGCGCCAAGCTAATAGAAATGCCAATGATGGTATCTCTCTAGTGCAGGTTGCAGAAGGTAGCTTGAACGAAGTTTCTAACATGCTTATCCGCTTGAGAGAGTTGGGTGTGCAGGCAGCTTCTGACACTATCGGTGATACAGAAAGAAAGTTCGTAGATGTCGAGTATCAACAGTTGAAGTCTGAGATTCAGCGTGTAACTGAAGCGACGAAATTCAACGGATACGAGCTTCTAAATGGAACTGGTGGAATGATCGATATTCAAGTTGGTGTTAATAATGATCCATTCCAGGATCGTATTAGCTTCAACGCCGGTGCAGCGAACTCATCGCTGGAAGCTTTGGGCCTAACTGCTGAGTCAGTAAGTTCTAAAGAAGGCGCTCAAACGAGCTTGAGCTTGATCGACACGGCTTTGACTTCGGTGAACGCGATTCGTGCAAACTTCGGTGCGCTACAAAATCGTCTGGTATCAACATCAAATAACTTGTTGATCGCAGATGAAAACTTGTCAGCCGCGAATTCTCGAATCAGAGACACTGACGTAGCAGCAGAGACGTCTGAGATGACAAGAAATAACATCTTGTTGCAAGCAGGTGTGTCTGTTCTAGGACAAGCGAATCAGTCCCAACAATTGGCACTGAAACTCTTGGGCTAA
- a CDS encoding flagellin — MGLRINTNTASLNAQRVLWGTKIGLDKSMEKLASGFRINRAGDDAAGLAISENLKAQVRGLKQASRNAQDGISLVQVAEGSMNEISGILIRLRELSVQAASDTVGPTERQFLNVEYDQLVSEIDRIAEGTEFNGTQLLAGVGSILDFQVGTRNNPEIDRISFDASKADANSAALGVNLTSVADKASAQNALAAIDTAIVSVSAMRADFGAIQNRLQSTVSNIQVSVENMSAANSRIRDVDVAEETSEMTRNNILLQAGTSVLAQANQQANVALGLLNKSFQG, encoded by the coding sequence ATGGGTTTACGTATTAACACGAACACAGCTTCGTTGAACGCACAAAGAGTTTTGTGGGGAACGAAGATTGGTCTTGATAAGAGCATGGAAAAGCTTGCATCAGGATTCCGTATCAACCGCGCTGGTGACGATGCAGCCGGCCTAGCGATTTCTGAGAACTTAAAAGCTCAGGTTCGCGGTCTAAAACAAGCATCAAGAAATGCTCAAGACGGTATCTCCCTAGTCCAAGTGGCGGAGGGTTCGATGAATGAGATCTCTGGGATCTTGATTCGTCTAAGAGAATTGTCTGTACAAGCAGCTTCTGACACTGTCGGACCGACTGAGCGTCAGTTCCTGAATGTGGAGTATGATCAACTTGTATCTGAGATCGACCGTATCGCAGAAGGTACAGAGTTCAACGGAACTCAACTTTTGGCGGGTGTTGGTTCTATCTTGGATTTCCAAGTAGGTACTAGAAATAATCCTGAAATCGACCGTATTTCTTTCGACGCTTCAAAAGCTGACGCAAACTCTGCGGCACTTGGTGTAAACTTGACGTCTGTAGCTGATAAAGCTTCTGCGCAAAATGCACTAGCAGCGATCGATACAGCAATCGTAAGCGTTTCCGCTATGAGAGCTGACTTCGGTGCGATCCAAAATCGTCTACAATCAACTGTTTCGAATATCCAAGTTTCAGTTGAGAATATGTCAGCCGCTAACTCTCGTATCAGAGATGTGGATGTTGCTGAAGAGACTTCCGAAATGACTAGAAATAATATCTTGTTGCAAGCAGGTACTAGCGTACTAGCACAAGCGAACCAACAAGCTAACGTAGCACTTGGACTCTTGAACAAATCTTTCCAAGGTTAA
- a CDS encoding HD domain-containing protein has protein sequence MEIRDPIHGSIYYAEPEVAILDTAEYQRLRAIKQLGFSEMSFPGATHNRYLHSVGVAHMVGRVFDSIFRIYPFSKPSVKTRLRQTVRLAALLHDVGHGPLSHTTETVMPQLSELKIKVYDEEQKWGDAAHTVMYKNRRANHEDYTIKYVTDSKISETIEKNFSDIAPIYIACLIDKALHCPDDFFVDNGVDFRPILSQLVSSEIDADRMDYLERDSYFCGTNYGKIDSHWLIQNMTFHRVEDKLYLALNRRALYSFDDFLISRHHMHLMVYGHHKSIIYEEMLNRYLTSPDCTFQLPGNIDEYTLYNDYRLHEHLRSADNPWAQRIAQRRPFKVLLEQHNTTESDRPEMVKKALEKEGLEVIWASSHARLSKYHTASPEERASTIFVVDQLDPWSHPTPINQSTEIFRRYEGTRIIDRIYVAPEEFERADKILRNLKI, from the coding sequence GTGGAAATCAGAGATCCTATTCACGGTTCAATCTATTATGCAGAGCCTGAAGTAGCTATCTTAGACACTGCTGAATACCAACGCTTAAGAGCCATCAAACAACTTGGTTTTTCTGAGATGAGTTTCCCGGGTGCTACACACAATCGCTATTTGCACTCGGTGGGTGTAGCTCATATGGTTGGAAGAGTTTTTGATTCTATCTTCCGTATTTATCCATTCTCCAAACCTTCCGTGAAAACCCGTTTGCGCCAAACAGTTCGTTTAGCAGCTTTGCTTCATGATGTAGGCCACGGTCCGTTATCTCATACAACTGAAACAGTAATGCCTCAGTTATCTGAACTTAAAATCAAAGTTTATGACGAAGAACAAAAGTGGGGCGATGCTGCCCACACGGTGATGTATAAAAATCGTCGTGCAAATCACGAAGACTATACGATTAAGTATGTAACTGATTCTAAGATCTCCGAGACTATTGAAAAGAATTTTAGTGACATCGCTCCGATTTACATCGCGTGCTTGATCGATAAAGCTTTGCACTGCCCTGATGACTTCTTTGTTGATAACGGCGTGGACTTCCGCCCTATCCTGTCGCAATTGGTTTCTTCTGAAATCGACGCGGATCGCATGGATTACTTGGAGCGCGACTCCTATTTCTGCGGAACGAACTACGGTAAAATCGACTCTCACTGGTTGATTCAAAATATGACTTTCCACCGCGTGGAAGACAAATTGTATTTGGCTTTGAACCGCCGTGCTTTGTATTCATTCGACGACTTTTTGATTTCTCGTCACCACATGCACTTGATGGTTTACGGTCACCATAAATCGATCATTTACGAAGAAATGTTGAATCGTTATTTGACATCTCCAGACTGTACCTTCCAACTGCCTGGTAATATCGACGAATACACGTTGTACAATGACTACCGCCTGCACGAGCACTTGCGTTCTGCTGACAACCCATGGGCCCAAAGAATCGCACAACGTCGTCCCTTCAAAGTTTTGCTAGAGCAGCATAATACGACAGAATCTGATCGCCCTGAGATGGTGAAGAAAGCTTTGGAAAAAGAAGGCTTGGAAGTGATCTGGGCAAGTTCTCACGCACGTTTGTCAAAATACCATACGGCTTCACCAGAAGAGCGCGCATCTACGATCTTTGTCGTCGATCAATTGGACCCTTGGAGCCATCCAACTCCCATCAATCAATCGACAGAGATTTTCCGTCGCTATGAAGGAACTCGTATCATTGACCGCATCTATGTGGCGCCAGAAGAATTTGAACGCGCTGACAAAATCCTTCGCAATCTCAAAATCTAA